The DNA sequence CGTATAGAATTTTTGGAAAACACCTCAGGTGGATGGCTCATGAAGCTTTCTGATAATTCGGTATTCTTGACACGCTTGCTGGCGGTAACGACAATCGCGCTGTTGGTGTTTTTGATCTGGGTCAGCGATTACGCCCCCTGGGCGACGCGCCTCACCATGTGTACCCTCTTCTGTTCGATCATTTATGTGCGCGACCATGCCGTGCCGGAGCGCTGGGTGGCGATCGGCATTATCGTTATCGGCACCTTGTTATCGCTCGTTCTGTCGCCGGATTTCCTGCCCATGCCGTGAAAATGATCAGCGCGCGTCGATAATCATTTTCCAATCCGGGCGCGTCAACTCCCGCTCGTCGCTCGAATAAATCAAAACATACTTCCCAAAGCCTTCAATATCGGCAAAGATAAACTGCTTGCGGCCTTCGCGGTAATATGTCCACACCTCGTAAGGCCGCGCCGTGGTTTTTGCCGGATAACGCTCCACTTCATTCGGCGCGCCAAATTTGATCGCGATGCGTCCGCGATCGCTTTTCCAGCCGGGGCTGAAGCCCGAGCTGAACTTTTCTTCGGCATAACGCACACGCTTGTAATACTCTTCACGAAACTCATTCGCAGGCGTTTCCGGCTGGGGGTCGAGTTGGCGCCACAGCCGGCCCACAAAACTTTTCTGCGCGCCCACCTCCAGCGCCTTTAGCATGCTTTTGTCATCGTCCGACAACAGATATTGCGCCTGCTCGAGATGCAACTTGAACTCCGCTTCTGTCATTTGCTCCAATTCGATATCCGGCAAATGTTCGCGCCAAGCCGCGGCGCTCGCGCGAATGCGAAACGCCTTTTCAATTGCCGCACGCTCGCCCGCCCTTCGCCCGCGCACAGCAATTGCCAGAAACGCAATCGAATCCGGCAAATTGGCGGCATGAATGCCTCCGACTTCGACGCTGGAGGAAGCTTGCGCACGCGCCATTTTGGCCGGCAGTGAGCGTAGAACCTCGCCGTGCGCGTTTTTCATGCTATAATGC is a window from the Cytophagia bacterium CHB2 genome containing:
- a CDS encoding GWxTD domain-containing protein, whose translation is MPFRANFLLLWAAIVWPGEFVLSETGLPVKSKGEIEFYFDSASFRAAQGQVLQEFYYQIPFEQLEFRPAGAGFEAEFKTGVTLSDSAGQVLLRDEWTQPLAAAQREEIAGRSLPNQFELTLSPGRYFISLAVSDSHSGKQGIAESWFRARAIPENGLALSDLQAASSIAVDTSQSKFSKNGLKVVPHASAEFSPSQPLFYFYFEIYNLAPADSYEVHYSMKNAHGEVLRSLPAKMARAQASSSVEVGGIHAANLPDSIAFLAIAVRGRRAGERAAIEKAFRIRASAAAWREHLPDIELEQMTEAEFKLHLEQAQYLLSDDDKSMLKALEVGAQKSFVGRLWRQLDPQPETPANEFREEYYKRVRYAEEKFSSGFSPGWKSDRGRIAIKFGAPNEVERYPAKTTARPYEVWTYYREGRKQFIFADIEGFGKYVLIYSSDERELTRPDWKMIIDAR